Proteins from one Listeria weihenstephanensis genomic window:
- a CDS encoding Crp/Fnr family transcriptional regulator — protein sequence MTEKIQSLQDTYIEQIGNGAFDYDHFLEFLLSNRVPYKKKILNRNICISTENKPFKSIYFIDSGVVSCKKEGNIIGFLGGKHIIGLSNPYTKDNAFYTTKTVQSTCVYEFDRAKMLAMLLSYQFGWLFLYANNHDKEVMLVDKTQLLKEPAEYRFVTLLKEIARLFGKLRNETIYIPAYFSKTMLASYANLSTRSINTLCNDLVQKGVLVFEEESPALA from the coding sequence GTGACAGAAAAGATCCAGAGTTTGCAAGATACGTATATAGAGCAAATTGGCAATGGCGCATTTGATTATGATCATTTTTTAGAATTCCTACTTTCCAATCGGGTTCCCTACAAAAAAAAGATACTGAATAGGAATATCTGTATTTCTACCGAAAATAAACCTTTTAAATCGATTTATTTTATTGATAGTGGTGTAGTCTCCTGTAAAAAGGAAGGTAACATTATTGGCTTTCTCGGTGGAAAACATATTATAGGACTTTCTAACCCTTACACAAAAGATAATGCTTTTTATACGACTAAGACAGTCCAAAGTACGTGTGTCTACGAATTCGATCGTGCTAAGATGCTGGCTATGTTGCTAAGCTATCAATTTGGCTGGCTATTTCTATACGCTAATAATCACGATAAGGAAGTAATGCTTGTCGACAAAACACAGTTATTAAAAGAACCGGCAGAATATCGCTTCGTTACATTGCTAAAAGAAATCGCACGTCTTTTTGGCAAGCTACGCAATGAGACGATTTATATTCCAGCATATTTTTCTAAAACCATGCTTGCTAGTTACGCCAACTTGAGCACAAGATCTATTAACACCTTATGCAACGATTTAGTTCAAAAGGGAGTGCTTGTTTTTGAAGAGGAATCACCCGCTCTAGCATAA
- a CDS encoding helix-turn-helix domain-containing protein: MEKLSVHQKSTSTLDAYYEEHIDDFVDLKTYLSEVEIHCIKKVIAEKNGNITQAAEKLGVHRSILYRKLKARDLKK; the protein is encoded by the coding sequence TTGGAAAAGCTATCTGTACACCAAAAATCGACTTCTACGCTTGATGCCTATTATGAGGAGCATATAGATGATTTTGTTGACTTAAAAACGTATTTATCAGAAGTAGAGATACATTGTATCAAGAAGGTAATAGCAGAAAAAAATGGGAATATCACACAAGCTGCTGAAAAGCTAGGTGTCCACCGCTCTATTTTGTATCGTAAATTAAAGGCGCGAGATCTGAAAAAATAG
- a CDS encoding VOC family protein, which yields MIFVNGHTEIGKVVLKTKDKDRLAAFYKEIIGLEVLANNADTAVLGVGTKELLEIVKVPHATVPKQAKTGLYHTAFLLPSRASLGSFLHHMLESQYPLDGAGDHIYSEAFYFRDPDGNGIEVYADRPESEWQRDADGNLPMATNGVDGDGLLMEGAELDWYKAPEETKIGHIHLQVSDLEATRDFYQGILGFKITTEIPSALFFAAGDYHHHIGTNIWAGRELPKLEATEIGLSFFTIETESIEQLKEDLTKKSIAFQENGEKTIILEDPNGITIEVIATNYYM from the coding sequence ATGATTTTTGTGAATGGTCATACAGAGATTGGTAAAGTAGTTTTAAAAACGAAGGATAAAGATAGGTTGGCGGCCTTCTATAAGGAAATTATCGGACTCGAGGTACTAGCAAATAATGCGGACACTGCTGTACTCGGTGTTGGCACAAAAGAGCTGCTAGAAATCGTGAAGGTACCTCATGCGACAGTTCCAAAGCAAGCGAAAACGGGATTATATCATACTGCGTTCTTGTTACCGAGCAGAGCTTCATTAGGTAGCTTTTTGCATCATATGCTAGAGAGCCAGTATCCGCTTGACGGCGCGGGAGACCATATTTATAGTGAGGCATTTTATTTCCGTGATCCAGATGGTAATGGTATCGAAGTCTATGCTGATCGCCCAGAAAGTGAGTGGCAACGCGATGCTGATGGGAATCTACCAATGGCGACAAACGGTGTAGATGGTGATGGCTTATTGATGGAAGGCGCTGAACTTGACTGGTATAAAGCACCTGAGGAAACAAAAATCGGGCATATCCATTTACAGGTTAGCGATCTCGAAGCTACGCGCGATTTCTATCAAGGTATCCTAGGGTTTAAAATAACGACAGAAATTCCATCGGCGCTATTTTTTGCAGCGGGAGATTACCATCATCATATCGGTACAAATATCTGGGCAGGACGGGAGTTGCCGAAGCTTGAGGCGACTGAAATAGGCCTATCATTTTTCACGATAGAAACGGAATCAATTGAACAGCTTAAAGAGGATTTGACTAAGAAATCAATTGCATTTCAGGAAAATGGAGAGAAAACGATCATTTTAGAGGACCCAAATGGGATTACGATCGAGGTTATTGCAACAAACTATTATATGTAA
- a CDS encoding magnesium transporter CorA family protein: protein MIEYYKTKENGEIQKIDAYEVGCWVSAVAPSPDEIDYLSKKLEIPKDHILDPLDEQERSRIELKHVEENFKHSLVIVDCPVEAKDEMGFLEFRTIPIGIITTKEVMLTVVLKQLPVLEDIIDRRMEQYDTANHIQFVLQILYAVSYYFLKYLNGLIEHMHKLEKNIREAMKNEELYAFMAIQRSLVFFATALQSNKAILDKMLVAAHYTDKEENRELLQDVVIENKQAIAMTETYTQIVGGMSDTFSSVISNNLNRVMKFLTSFTIILSLPTIVASIYGMNVKLPFSDQEYAFGLIMVGTLFITIVTTIIFWRKKYF, encoded by the coding sequence ATGATTGAATACTATAAGACAAAGGAAAATGGCGAAATCCAGAAAATTGACGCGTATGAGGTAGGCTGTTGGGTTAGCGCGGTTGCACCGAGTCCTGATGAGATTGATTACTTATCTAAGAAATTGGAAATACCAAAAGATCATATTTTAGATCCATTGGATGAGCAAGAACGTTCGCGAATTGAGCTCAAGCATGTGGAAGAGAATTTCAAGCATTCCCTCGTCATTGTTGATTGTCCGGTTGAGGCGAAAGATGAGATGGGATTCTTGGAATTTAGGACGATACCGATTGGCATTATTACGACCAAAGAAGTGATGTTAACCGTTGTCCTGAAACAATTACCAGTCCTTGAGGATATTATTGATCGGCGAATGGAACAGTATGACACGGCAAATCACATCCAGTTTGTTTTACAAATTTTATATGCTGTATCTTATTACTTTTTAAAATATTTAAATGGTTTGATTGAACATATGCATAAGTTGGAGAAAAATATTCGTGAAGCAATGAAAAATGAAGAATTGTATGCTTTCATGGCAATTCAACGGAGTTTAGTGTTTTTTGCGACAGCTCTTCAATCGAACAAAGCGATTTTAGATAAGATGCTGGTGGCTGCGCACTATACAGATAAAGAGGAGAATCGAGAGTTACTGCAGGATGTTGTGATTGAAAATAAACAAGCGATTGCGATGACAGAAACATATACGCAAATTGTTGGTGGCATGTCAGATACTTTTTCATCTGTCATTTCTAATAATTTAAATCGCGTGATGAAATTTTTGACATCGTTTACGATTATTTTATCGCTGCCAACCATTGTGGCGAGTATTTATGGGATGAATGTCAAGTTACCATTTTCAGATCAGGAATATGCCTTTGGGTTGATTATGGTGGGAACGCTTTTCATTACCATTGTGACAACGATTATATTCTGGCGCAAAAAATACTTCTAA
- a CDS encoding GntR family transcriptional regulator, producing MDKQNYEKKAYEMMKEKILNGQLRTGDRVPENMIAKELGISRTPVRRALVMLETEGFLTIESNRGAFVSESKVTVGKFIEMLEMLEVLVINTMRKMENKGIYFEPQPFNKRLTVMEDRLKSGNNTGFVEEGWQIIFDFVTYMGNGYAENVVRKMSIDFLTKAPKEIILIPFNNGTYLMEQFTRVNELLGVKRFDEIEQLVRELVNYFIIKTFR from the coding sequence ATGGATAAACAAAATTATGAGAAAAAAGCTTATGAAATGATGAAGGAAAAGATTTTAAATGGACAATTGCGCACTGGTGATCGTGTACCAGAAAATATGATTGCGAAGGAACTTGGTATTAGTAGAACGCCGGTGCGTCGTGCTTTGGTGATGCTTGAAACGGAAGGATTCTTAACGATTGAAAGTAATCGAGGAGCTTTTGTGTCTGAGAGTAAGGTCACGGTAGGCAAGTTTATCGAAATGCTTGAGATGCTAGAAGTCCTTGTGATTAATACGATGCGGAAAATGGAGAATAAGGGTATTTATTTCGAGCCACAGCCATTTAACAAACGTCTAACAGTGATGGAAGATCGCTTGAAATCGGGGAATAACACAGGATTCGTAGAAGAAGGTTGGCAAATTATTTTTGATTTTGTTACGTATATGGGAAATGGTTATGCGGAGAATGTGGTTAGAAAGATGAGCATTGATTTTTTGACTAAGGCTCCGAAAGAAATTATCTTGATTCCTTTTAATAATGGGACGTATTTGATGGAGCAGTTTACTCGAGTGAACGAGTTATTGGGCGTGAAACGGTTTGATGAGATTGAGCAACTTGTGAGGGAATTAGTTAATTATTTTATCATTAAAACGTTTCGTTAG
- a CDS encoding GntR family transcriptional regulator — MKSKREYKTLDRMVYFSIIEKIKTGELKPNEHLTEERLSKELEVSRSPIRKAITALVSEGILDYRTYSGVVVRDAMIDSAKYAQLLDVIEVFMDATIQKMKKNDVLMDVDALRNYISSMDRSSYLQNMEDYIFNQHQFFFRILKQDPNPYYYENVKRIFFTINNFSMETVVKQGSEDKRDLTVKKFTAIADAFEQKEFDLANERIQALFADFIISAFR, encoded by the coding sequence GTGAAGAGTAAACGAGAGTATAAGACGCTAGATAGAATGGTTTATTTCAGTATTATTGAGAAAATTAAGACAGGTGAGTTGAAGCCAAATGAGCATTTAACAGAGGAGCGTTTGTCAAAAGAACTTGAAGTTAGTCGTTCGCCGATTCGCAAAGCCATTACAGCGTTGGTTTCAGAAGGGATATTAGATTATCGTACATATAGTGGTGTTGTTGTTCGAGATGCTATGATTGATTCTGCTAAGTATGCACAACTTCTTGATGTCATTGAAGTATTTATGGATGCCACGATTCAAAAAATGAAGAAAAATGATGTTCTTATGGATGTGGATGCATTGCGAAATTATATTTCCTCAATGGATCGCTCGTCTTATCTACAAAATATGGAAGATTATATTTTTAATCAACACCAATTTTTCTTCCGAATTTTGAAGCAAGACCCTAATCCATATTATTACGAGAATGTAAAACGTATCTTTTTCACGATTAATAACTTTTCGATGGAGACGGTTGTAAAACAAGGTTCTGAGGATAAACGTGATTTGACGGTCAAGAAATTTACGGCGATTGCGGATGCTTTTGAACAAAAAGAATTTGATTTAGCGAATGAACGCATTCAAGCATTATTCGCGGATTTTATTATTAGTGCGTTTAGATAG
- a CDS encoding GNAT family N-acetyltransferase — protein sequence MTNKNKIMLGDLDLTVREATISDAASLEQLMIDTASWLKSRGSSQWSDILEGTDVHGLNDRVRDGEVFLVLDAKTIAAAFILRKTASDWDQKLWGERSEIAARYLHRLMIARPYAGQNLSKKILDWAHSETAKTDAMPLRLDCIADNLKLNALYQDAGFHKIGIVDGFCIYEK from the coding sequence ATGACGAACAAAAATAAAATCATGCTCGGCGATTTAGATCTAACTGTGAGAGAAGCCACTATTTCCGACGCGGCTTCTCTAGAACAGCTCATGATCGATACCGCATCCTGGCTAAAAAGTCGTGGTTCCTCCCAGTGGTCTGATATTCTAGAAGGAACGGACGTCCACGGGCTTAACGACCGCGTTCGAGATGGTGAAGTATTTTTAGTACTCGATGCCAAAACAATCGCCGCTGCATTTATTCTGAGAAAAACCGCGAGTGACTGGGATCAAAAGCTTTGGGGTGAACGTTCGGAAATAGCTGCACGTTACTTACACCGTCTTATGATTGCACGACCTTACGCTGGCCAAAACCTCAGCAAAAAAATATTGGACTGGGCGCACTCAGAAACAGCAAAAACAGATGCTATGCCCTTACGCCTTGACTGTATTGCAGATAACCTGAAATTAAACGCACTATATCAAGATGCCGGTTTTCATAAAATCGGTATCGTTGATGGATTCTGTATTTATGAAAAGTAG
- a CDS encoding DUF975 family protein, with amino-acid sequence MMSISEVRKMTKQALKGNWGLAIGGMALAYVILGAVSMINFIPVLGTIAYYIFAGPFMIGAMWFFLAISRQEKPDIGYLFSGFKTFGRNLLAAVLVFIFTFLWSLLFLIPGIIKSFSYSQTFMILRDDPNISPLDAITESRHRMNGHKGRLFGLILSYAWVFFIPVIVMMVLGIVAMASTAMFDYSTSSYSYEYYSSMPDMSPVFAMIFVLGYFLMAAVLFGLAIWIYPQILVAMAVFYDDLYASTGTFNEAPATDDLEPTPYTPDEGPSYTIPPVEPTPPEEPEAPQFENKTWGSESMVEPEKETPTPEQPTENSDTISEAVRPSQPEESTDQQNNDEQK; translated from the coding sequence ATGATGAGCATTTCAGAAGTTAGAAAGATGACAAAACAAGCCTTAAAGGGAAACTGGGGGTTAGCAATCGGGGGTATGGCGCTTGCCTATGTGATTCTTGGAGCTGTATCGATGATCAATTTTATTCCTGTACTCGGAACGATCGCGTATTATATATTTGCGGGACCGTTTATGATCGGAGCCATGTGGTTCTTCCTTGCGATTAGCCGCCAAGAAAAGCCAGACATCGGTTATTTATTTAGTGGTTTTAAAACGTTTGGCCGTAACTTACTTGCTGCGGTACTAGTTTTTATTTTCACCTTTTTATGGAGCTTACTATTCCTTATTCCTGGTATTATTAAATCATTCTCTTATTCACAAACATTCATGATTTTACGTGATGATCCGAATATTTCACCGCTTGATGCGATTACAGAGAGTCGTCACCGCATGAATGGTCACAAGGGGCGCTTGTTCGGCCTTATCTTGTCTTATGCTTGGGTCTTTTTTATCCCCGTTATCGTTATGATGGTACTTGGAATCGTAGCAATGGCTTCAACAGCAATGTTCGACTATAGTACTTCTTCTTATTCCTATGAGTATTATTCTAGCATGCCTGATATGAGTCCTGTATTCGCGATGATATTTGTTCTCGGCTACTTTTTAATGGCAGCTGTACTGTTCGGTCTAGCGATCTGGATTTATCCACAAATCCTCGTTGCAATGGCAGTTTTCTACGATGATTTATATGCGAGCACTGGTACATTTAATGAAGCACCTGCTACAGACGACCTTGAACCAACGCCTTACACGCCTGATGAAGGGCCAAGCTACACGATTCCACCCGTAGAACCAACACCGCCAGAAGAGCCGGAAGCACCTCAATTTGAAAATAAAACTTGGGGTTCTGAATCGATGGTAGAGCCTGAAAAAGAAACGCCAACTCCAGAACAACCAACAGAAAACAGCGACACGATTAGTGAAGCGGTTCGCCCATCTCAACCAGAAGAATCCACGGATCAACAAAATAATGACGAACAAAAATAA
- a CDS encoding Lmo0654 family protein produces the protein MMINEKQDLEERLVELRRQHQELLGETDQFNDANLVNGTISATELRMSALNKEIKSVEKKLNKL, from the coding sequence ATGATGATCAATGAAAAACAAGATTTAGAAGAACGCTTGGTTGAATTGCGTCGCCAACATCAAGAGTTGCTTGGTGAGACAGATCAATTCAATGATGCCAACTTGGTGAACGGCACGATTTCTGCTACCGAACTTAGAATGAGTGCGCTAAATAAAGAAATAAAATCAGTCGAAAAGAAGTTAAATAAACTATAA
- a CDS encoding metallophosphoesterase — protein sequence MDEIFAIGDVHGEMDLMEELLKKWDPEKQQLLVIGDLIDRGPDPRAVIRKAMALEKQYQAIFLRGNHENMLLDWLRDPCEKMMYYISQGGMETIESLITNKTSAKMTPDELVRRVEIEAAAELAFIRERPYYHEWHHFVFVHAGVDLTLSDWKKTKPHDMVWIREPFQEGVNNTGKTFIIGHTPTSSLNADGSSAIWYSPDRSIVDIDGGAVFGGELHGVVVTESGIEKTYSIPANQRSLDV from the coding sequence ATGGATGAAATTTTTGCGATTGGCGATGTGCACGGGGAAATGGATCTTATGGAAGAGTTGCTAAAGAAATGGGACCCTGAGAAGCAGCAACTTTTGGTGATTGGTGATTTGATTGATAGAGGACCTGATCCGCGGGCTGTGATTCGTAAAGCGATGGCATTAGAGAAACAATATCAGGCGATTTTTTTACGCGGGAATCATGAAAATATGCTATTAGATTGGCTTCGAGATCCTTGTGAAAAGATGATGTATTACATTAGTCAAGGTGGAATGGAGACGATTGAGAGCCTTATTACAAATAAAACCTCGGCAAAAATGACGCCAGATGAGTTGGTACGACGTGTGGAGATAGAGGCGGCAGCTGAACTCGCATTTATTCGTGAACGGCCTTATTACCATGAATGGCACCATTTTGTTTTTGTGCATGCGGGTGTTGATTTGACGCTGTCAGACTGGAAAAAGACGAAGCCACATGATATGGTCTGGATTCGCGAGCCGTTTCAAGAAGGGGTGAACAACACGGGTAAGACGTTTATTATCGGGCATACTCCGACATCAAGCTTGAATGCGGATGGATCAAGTGCTATTTGGTATTCGCCAGATCGTTCGATAGTTGATATTGACGGTGGCGCTGTATTTGGCGGAGAATTACATGGTGTTGTTGTAACGGAATCAGGAATCGAAAAAACGTATAGTATACCAGCAAATCAAAGAAGTTTAGATGTCTGA
- a CDS encoding LLM class flavin-dependent oxidoreductase, with translation MTKNKFGQVPLSILDLATIREGFNEADAFENSKNLIQFAEKTGFHRYWVAEHHGIAGVASSATAVLIGYLAGHTKTIRVGSGGVMLPNHSPLIIAEQFGTLETMYPNRIDLGLGRAPGTDFKTARALRRDLHETVEAFPNSVVELSKYFSDGGNNGIIAIPGRGLHVPLYLLGSSTYSAKLAAKLGLPFAFASHFAPDELGNALELYRSRFEPSDVLAEPYAMATVNTIIADTDEEANLLATSGYLSFLNLTRGAPTPLPKPVTNMDDIWSDYEKNALKHQMKYSFIGDQQKVTADLKEFMDVNAPDELIVASNIYDPLLRQKSYQALADVWF, from the coding sequence ATGACAAAAAATAAATTTGGACAAGTTCCACTATCAATTCTAGACCTAGCAACGATTCGTGAAGGTTTTAATGAAGCCGATGCTTTTGAAAATAGTAAGAATTTAATTCAGTTTGCTGAGAAAACTGGTTTTCACCGCTATTGGGTAGCTGAACATCATGGCATCGCTGGTGTTGCAAGTTCTGCGACAGCGGTCTTAATCGGATATCTCGCTGGACACACGAAGACGATTCGCGTTGGTTCTGGTGGTGTGATGTTGCCGAATCATTCTCCACTCATCATCGCTGAGCAGTTTGGAACGCTTGAAACAATGTATCCAAATCGTATTGATCTTGGACTCGGACGCGCACCTGGTACTGATTTCAAAACAGCTCGTGCGCTGCGTCGTGATTTACATGAAACCGTTGAGGCTTTTCCTAATTCTGTTGTTGAGCTGAGCAAGTATTTTTCAGACGGTGGTAATAATGGTATCATCGCAATTCCTGGTCGCGGCCTTCATGTCCCGCTATATTTGCTTGGTTCCAGCACATACAGCGCCAAACTTGCGGCTAAACTAGGCCTTCCATTCGCTTTTGCAAGCCATTTTGCGCCAGATGAACTCGGAAATGCACTAGAACTTTACCGCAGCCGTTTTGAGCCGTCAGATGTGTTAGCAGAGCCTTACGCGATGGCTACCGTCAACACAATTATTGCAGACACGGACGAAGAAGCCAATTTACTCGCAACTTCTGGCTACCTCTCATTCTTGAACTTAACACGAGGTGCGCCAACGCCACTTCCAAAACCAGTGACGAATATGGATGATATCTGGTCTGACTACGAGAAAAATGCACTTAAACACCAAATGAAATACTCTTTTATCGGCGATCAGCAAAAAGTAACCGCTGATTTGAAGGAATTTATGGATGTAAACGCACCAGATGAGCTTATCGTTGCATCTAACATTTATGACCCTCTTCTACGACAAAAAAGCTATCAAGCGCTAGCCGATGTTTGGTTTTAA
- a CDS encoding LCP family protein — translation MATRQDRNQPTKKKMRKGRTIFTVILVIILAIAGFGFYQYKSSLNAAEADNNMKDFEFNGQKAEDVNDLNVLLIGSDSRGKDQGRSDSLLIAHYDTKSKSPKLVSIMRDTYVDIPGHGLNKINAAYSFGGPELVRQTIKENFGINIEYYVVANFEGFPKIVDTLAPNGIEIDAEKDMSKNIDANIKAGKQTMDGETLLQYARFRHDAESDFGRVRRQQQVISALKDKAQSIGTVTKLPSLIGTMEGYTNTNLSTGMMISIGKDFILGNAKDMQDFRLPVDGTYTNVRNSHGSVLDIDVAANAKALQDFLKD, via the coding sequence ATGGCAACACGCCAGGATCGTAATCAACCAACTAAGAAAAAAATGCGAAAAGGCAGAACTATTTTCACAGTTATTCTAGTCATCATATTAGCGATTGCAGGATTCGGTTTTTATCAATATAAATCGAGCTTGAACGCGGCTGAAGCAGATAATAACATGAAAGATTTTGAATTCAATGGTCAAAAAGCAGAAGACGTGAATGATCTCAATGTACTTTTGATAGGGAGTGACTCGCGCGGTAAAGACCAAGGTCGCTCCGATTCTTTGCTTATCGCACACTATGACACAAAGTCAAAAAGTCCGAAATTGGTCTCGATTATGCGAGATACATATGTCGATATTCCAGGGCATGGCTTGAATAAGATCAATGCCGCTTATTCATTCGGTGGTCCAGAGTTAGTTCGCCAGACAATCAAAGAGAATTTTGGCATAAATATTGAGTATTATGTTGTTGCGAATTTTGAAGGATTTCCGAAGATTGTCGATACACTTGCGCCCAATGGTATTGAAATTGACGCAGAGAAAGATATGTCAAAAAACATCGATGCAAATATCAAAGCTGGTAAACAAACGATGGATGGTGAGACGTTACTGCAATATGCGCGTTTCCGTCATGATGCTGAAAGTGATTTTGGCCGGGTTCGTCGTCAACAGCAAGTCATTAGCGCCTTGAAAGATAAGGCTCAAAGTATTGGGACTGTTACGAAGTTGCCAAGTCTGATTGGTACAATGGAAGGCTACACAAATACAAACCTTTCTACTGGCATGATGATTTCTATTGGGAAAGACTTTATTTTAGGGAATGCGAAGGATATGCAAGATTTCCGTCTTCCTGTTGATGGAACGTATACGAATGTCCGTAACTCGCATGGTTCTGTTCTAGATATTGATGTCGCGGCAAACGCCAAAGCATTACAAGATTTCTTGAAAGACTGA
- a CDS encoding DUF420 domain-containing protein: MTQKKDALNKPTSEKNYFWPIMILSFVAVVVILLLFFSPIGYQGKVHYDLTIFPRLNAIFNSFTFVFLLIALWAIIVKKNIKMHKGFILAAFTSTLFFLVGYLTFHYMSAETSTFGGEGIVRPIYFFILITHSFLAAIVVPLALFSLVWGWTNQISKHKKIVRWTMPIWLYVSLTGVIVYLFMAPYY, translated from the coding sequence ATGACACAAAAAAAAGATGCGCTCAACAAACCGACATCTGAAAAAAATTATTTCTGGCCCATCATGATTTTATCATTCGTAGCGGTAGTGGTCATTTTACTACTGTTCTTCTCGCCTATCGGTTACCAAGGAAAAGTACACTATGATTTAACTATTTTCCCACGATTAAATGCGATTTTTAATAGTTTTACCTTTGTATTTCTATTGATTGCGCTCTGGGCCATTATTGTGAAAAAGAATATCAAGATGCATAAAGGATTCATTTTAGCTGCTTTTACATCCACGTTATTCTTCTTAGTCGGCTATTTGACATTCCATTACATGTCTGCTGAAACATCTACTTTTGGTGGTGAAGGAATCGTTCGTCCTATCTACTTCTTTATTCTAATCACACATAGTTTCCTTGCTGCAATCGTCGTTCCTCTAGCGCTATTTTCACTCGTGTGGGGTTGGACAAATCAAATCAGCAAGCATAAAAAAATCGTTCGTTGGACTATGCCAATCTGGTTGTATGTCAGTTTAACAGGCGTCATCGTTTACTTGTTTATGGCACCATACTATTGA
- the pdxK gene encoding pyridoxine/pyridoxal/pyridoxamine kinase: MTIKKTLTIAGSDSSGGAGLQADLKTFEEYGTFGFSAITTIVTMDPDNNWSHGVTPLDADLLRAQLKTILSGGPVDAMKTGMLGSVEIIEATRDAIDEYKLQNVVIDPVMVCKGEDELIQPENAEAIRDLLLPRALITTPNLFEAGQLSGLGKLSTLDDMKAAAEKIVALGVKYVVIKGGKALKSDKAIDLLYDGTTFTVLETPKIDTNFNHGAGCTFAAAITAGLAKGLSVEESVHKAKDFVTAAIKGGFALNQFIGPVWHGAYNNAENR, encoded by the coding sequence ATGACTATCAAAAAAACATTAACCATTGCAGGCTCCGATTCAAGTGGCGGCGCTGGACTCCAAGCTGATTTAAAAACATTTGAAGAATACGGTACATTCGGATTTTCGGCGATTACAACCATCGTAACCATGGACCCTGATAACAACTGGAGCCACGGGGTGACACCACTTGACGCTGATCTTTTGCGCGCCCAATTAAAAACAATTTTGTCTGGTGGTCCGGTTGACGCAATGAAAACTGGTATGCTAGGCTCGGTTGAGATCATTGAAGCAACACGCGACGCCATCGATGAGTATAAATTACAAAACGTCGTGATCGATCCCGTGATGGTTTGTAAAGGCGAAGATGAGCTGATCCAACCTGAAAATGCTGAAGCAATTCGCGACCTTTTACTACCTCGCGCGCTAATCACAACGCCGAACCTTTTCGAAGCTGGCCAACTGTCTGGTCTCGGTAAACTTTCGACGCTTGACGACATGAAAGCAGCTGCCGAAAAAATCGTGGCACTCGGCGTGAAGTATGTCGTTATCAAAGGCGGAAAAGCACTAAAAAGTGATAAAGCGATCGATCTATTATACGATGGAACAACATTCACCGTTCTTGAAACACCCAAAATCGATACCAACTTCAATCACGGCGCAGGCTGTACTTTTGCAGCAGCGATCACAGCTGGACTTGCAAAAGGCTTAAGCGTCGAAGAATCCGTGCATAAAGCGAAAGATTTTGTTACAGCTGCAATCAAAGGTGGCTTCGCACTAAATCAATTCATCGGTCCAGTATGGCACGGTGCTTACAATAACGCAGAAAACAGATAA